The Chitinivibrionales bacterium region TAAGCCCATGAAAAAAGAGAAACACCGGCGCCGAATCATTCGGTGAGGGATATTCATAATAACGGTGAATAAAGTCACTGCCGGGCTTTGAAACAGATTTGTATTCCCATCCCTGAAAATTCCACCCGGCATGTTTTTGATCCATGTCTACAATCTGCGCGACCTTGCGCTCGTATTTTTCTCTGGGTACGAAAAGTGTAATGAATGACAATAATATTACAAGAAATCGAGACATCGTTGCATTACTCCATGGTTATTTGTCCGTAATGTTTTGAAACATCCAGTACAAATATAAATCATCCACCCAAAAGTGTAATCCGGTCTCTTTTTCGGGCAGGGGAAACGTACCTGTGTGAAGATTATGAAAGGCGTGTTTCAATAAAGCGGGCTATATTCCGGAGTATCCGGGCATTATCATTGAGAAACTGCAACTCATTGCAGGCATTGTCAATCAATTCTTTTGCATACCTCTTGGATTCTTCCATGCCGCATACTGATGGAAATGTTGCCTTGCCCCGTGCCCGGTCACTGCCGGCGTCCTTTCCGAGCTGAGAGGTCGTTCCCTCTTCATCGAGAATGTCATCAACCACCTGAAATGCAAGGCCGATAAGATTACCGTAGGTGGTAAGGTGTTCGACGCCGGCCTGGGGCGCATCGGCAAGAAGAGCGCCTGTTTTTACCGACGTGCGAATCAGTGCGGCAGTTTTGTTGTTGTGGATATATTCAACAGCTTCTTTATCCACTTCCTTTCCTTCCGATTCAATATCGACAACCTGGCCACCGATCATTCCGCCGGTACCCAGAGCACGGGCAATTTCCTGGATAACATCTATCCGGTTAAGCATGGTCAGGCATTCGAATGCATAAATACAGAGCGCATCACCGCCAAGAACCGCCAGCGCTTCGGTAAAGGCTTTATGCGCAGTCGGTTTTCCCCGGCGGAAATCATCATCATCCATACACGGAAGATCATCGTGCATAAGCGAGAAGGTATGAAACATTTCAATGGCTGCACCGGCAATAACCGGACTGTCATCGCCGAATGCACCTCCGCAGGCTTCATAGGATGCCATCACCAGCGCCGGTCGAATCCGTTTGCCGCCGGCAAATATACTGTACCGCATGACCGAATGGATCGAGGAAGGATAACTCTCCTTTGATGGGAGCAGGGAATCCATCCGGGAATCGATACATTCGACGACCCTTCCAAGGTACTCTTTTACTTCATTCATTATCATAATCTCCGGATATCAGAGAATCAGCCGTAATCCCCAGTGTCTTTTCGACAAATTCGCCATCTTCGCCCTTTAAAAGCTCTTTCAGTTTGCCTTCCGCACTTTTCAGATGACTTTCACAGGTGCGCATGAGCGAAATGCCTTTTTCAAAATACTCCAGAGCTTTGTCCAGTGTAAGATCGTCGCTTTCAAGCTTTTCAATTATTCCCTCGAGATTCTTAAGGGCCTTCTCAAATGTAACATCACTTTTAGGCATGAAATCTTTCTCCAGAACTAAACCAGTAAGCAATAATATACTATATTAACCCCTTGATTCCCCTAAGAAATGTGAATATGAAGGGTGCTTCGGAGTCAAAGGTATATACGATAAAAAGAGCGTTCTTACGGTAAACAGCATAAAAGATTGTGAAAAAATATGGTTTTTCCCCATCCGGCAAAAGCACGATATTCCAGAAAAAAAACAGACATAACCGGTGTTACCGGAATCCGGCTCGATTCCTGTTTCTCGTTGCGTTGTAAGGCAACTGCCGAATCATTTGCCGAAGATTCCGTGAAATTTTTTGCAAAAAAGCTTGTGGTTCTTCCTCTGGATTCCAGGGCAAATCATCGAAATATCTCCTGTGTTCTCACGCCATCAATAGGAAAAAAAGAGTGGTATAAAATTAACGTAACCGATGATGATATTACCATCGAAGCCTCTGATGAAGCCGGAGCGTTTTACGGCTTTCAGACATTG contains the following coding sequences:
- a CDS encoding exodeoxyribonuclease VII small subunit, whose translation is MPKSDVTFEKALKNLEGIIEKLESDDLTLDKALEYFEKGISLMRTCESHLKSAEGKLKELLKGEDGEFVEKTLGITADSLISGDYDNE
- a CDS encoding polyprenyl synthetase family protein — encoded protein: MIMNEVKEYLGRVVECIDSRMDSLLPSKESYPSSIHSVMRYSIFAGGKRIRPALVMASYEACGGAFGDDSPVIAGAAIEMFHTFSLMHDDLPCMDDDDFRRGKPTAHKAFTEALAVLGGDALCIYAFECLTMLNRIDVIQEIARALGTGGMIGGQVVDIESEGKEVDKEAVEYIHNNKTAALIRTSVKTGALLADAPQAGVEHLTTYGNLIGLAFQVVDDILDEEGTTSQLGKDAGSDRARGKATFPSVCGMEESKRYAKELIDNACNELQFLNDNARILRNIARFIETRLS